Below is a window of Mycolicibacterium rhodesiae NBB3 DNA.
TGGCGCGAGCCACCCGCTGTGTGCAGAGGATCACCTGAGTCAAATTGATGCGGATCAACGAATCCCAGCCGTTGGGCGACGTCTCGAGGAGACCGGACCAGAACACACCACCAGCGTTGTTCACCAAGATCGTCGGCGTGCCGAGTTCACCCACGGTCGCGGCGAGAGCGGTGTCGACTTGCTCAGGATCGCGGACGTCCGTCACGTGAGCAAAGCCACCGACCTCCGACGCGACCTCGGCTGCCGAGGCTGCGTCCTTCTCCCACACCGCCACCTTCGCTCCGAACTCGGCGAACGCCGCGACCACTGCCCTGCCGATGCCAGCTCCGCCACCGGTCACGACGGCAACGTGACCGACGAGCGAGACCGCATCACGGCGTAGGACCATCAGACCTCCTTGCTATGCGCTTTAGGGACTATACGACTAGACATATAATGCTCTATTGTTTCACTCGGAGATACCGGGAGTAATGGATGTCGTTTGAAGAAAACTACGGTCCTTGGGCGCTTGTCGCCGGCGCATCGGAGGGCCTCGGCGCCGCGCTCGCCATCGGCGCCGCCGAACAAGGCTGCAACGTCGCACTCCTCGCGCGTACCGAATCGAAGCTGGCAGATGTTTCCGCCCACATCGAGCGAACCTACGGTGTCCAGACCCGCACGTTGGCGGTCGATCTCAGCGACCCCGATGCCACACATCGCGTGATCGAGGGCGTCGACGATCTCGAGATCGGACTCTTCATCTACAACGCCGCCGCCGAGCCGCGCGGGTTGTTCCTCGACACCCCTGACGATGAGCTCGTCCGCAATGTGTACATGAACTGCACAGTCCCTACGCTGCTCACCAAGTCGCTCGCCGCCAAGATGGTCGACCGCGGGCGCGGCGGCATTGCGCTGTGCTCGTCCGGGGGTGCACTACAGGGCTTGCGTATTTTCGCGGCCTACGGCGCCGCCAAGGCCTACGAGTTGCTTCTCGCAGAAGGCTTGTGGGACGAGCTGCGCGGGTCTGGCGTCGACGTCATGGGTTACATCATCGGCACGACACTGACGCCCGAGTTCCGCCGCAACATGGACGTCACTCCCGACGTCGAATCGAACTTACGTGCCGCCGGCGCACAGAGCCCGGAGGAGTGCGCAGCCCGCTTCTATGAAGTATTCGGTAGCGGCCCAAGGGGATATGCCAGCGATCATATCGAGGTGAACTTTGCGGCCAATGCGCGTCTGCCAAGGGCTGAAGTGGTGGCCGCCATGGGCGAACACATGCAGGCAAGCTTTGGTTGAAGGCAATTCGGCGATCGGGTAGACACCTGCATCGCACATGTTCAAGCATCGAACTGACAACGGAGGCACCTATGAACCGTCTCAAGGGCAAGGTCGCCCTCGTCACTGGAGCGGCCCGCGGCCAGGGACGCAGCCACGCCGTCCACCTCGCAGATGAGGGGGCCGACATCATCGCGGTCGACATCTGCGCCGACATCGAGTCGAATGAGTACCCGCTTGCCACTCCCGAGGACCTCGACGAGACAGCGAAACTAATCGAGAAGTCGGGTCAGCGGGTCGTGACGGCTGTGGTCGACGTGCGCGACCGCGCAGCTCTCAAGGCGGCGCTGGACGACGCCATCGCGCAATTGGGCGGCCTTCATGTTGTCGTCGCGAACGCGGGAATCTGCCCACAGGGCAATCATATTCCGTATAGGGGCTTCATCGATGCCTTCGACGTCGACTTCGTCGGCGTCGTCAACACCATTCACGTGAGTCTCGACCATCTGACTGCTGGCGGCTCGGTCATCGTGACGGGTTCCATTGCCGGACTCGTCGACCAGAAGGATCTCGCGACCGGCGGCGGACCGCAGGGTCCCGGCGGGGCCGGCTATGGAATGGCGAAGAAGATGGTGCGCGACTATACGAAGGCGCTGGCCCTCACGATGGCTCCGCACAGCGTGCGGATCAACGCCGTCCATCCGACAAACGTGAACACCGACATGCTTCACAACTTGCCGATGTACCGGACCTTTCGGCCCGACCTGCCCGATCCGACCCGCGAAGATGCCGAGTTGGTATTCCCGATATTGCAGGCCATGCCGACGCCTTGGGTTGAACCGGAGGATATTTCGCACGCGGTTGTGTACCTGGCCTCCGACGAATCCCGTTTCGTCACGGGGCAGCAGCTCTTCGTCGACGCCGGCGCCGGACTCAAGATGGGCATGTAGCCAGCGGGTTCTTCGAGTCGACGACCTCGCCGGAGGCGGCAGTATGGCGGGACAGAGTTGGTAGCTTCAGGCGGCTGGATGCGCACGGGTCACGCCAATTTGGCCGAACCACGTGCGCGGGACGCCATCTGGCTGGCATGTGTGAGAGCGGTTAGTGCATCGATGTCGCGCGTCAGCTGGTGGTAGAGGACGGCCGGTCCAAGCCATCTGCCCACGAGATTGCGAAGTGCCACTGGGTTGAGTGGACGCTCGGGAGGATCGAGCAGAATTGACTGGACTGTGCGCACAGCGAGTTCGATGAGGTCGTCCATCGCAGCGTCATCGAATCCATGGGCGGCCCAGTCGACGTCATACCGTCGGAACATCTCTCGTCCGAGACCAAATGCCGCACCGGCGGTGAACGAGGCCGACGTGCCACCCGGTAACCGTGCTTCTAGGACGCGCGTCATCAGCGGGTCGTCGGCGAACTCCTCGGCCGCGAATGCTACGCCCTCTACGACGGCAGCCGCCGGATTCGTCCACCCACGCAGGTGATCGGCTAGACGATCGAGAAAGCCGTTGGCCGAACGCATCTGGCTGCCGACCACGAGCGCTTCAGACCCAGGAAAGTATCGGTAGATGGTCTGACGGCTCACTCCCAGAACGCGAGCCACGTCGCTGACGCGAATGGGCGAGCCGCCTTCGGCAACCAAGGAGTCAACTGCGTCCAGAATCCTGTTGACGGCTTCCTCATCGGAGGTCGGCGTGTGACGGCTTCCCGTCATCGGCGGACTAGCAGCACTGAGCGGGCGGCGTCACCAAGAACTGGATGGTAATTCGGCCAGACAAGTCGGGCGAGGTGTTCGGCGTCGGCGCTGCCAACGACCGCCAATTGGATTGAGTCGCCGTGGCTGTCGTCGCGCCGGGTCCCTGCCCGCCGCGCAGCGACGGTTCGTACATGAACGTCCGGATAGCGTCGTATCCAGCTGTCCAATCGCATGTCGATCAAGAGCACCGGCGCCCTCCGCAGCCGGCCTTCCTCCATCGCGCGGTGCACGACGGCGTCATTATCGGGATCGTCGTTTTGCACCGCAGCGACCCAACCGGTGTCCGCTGAGGGCACCCCGCCGGATCGGATGATTGCGACGGGGCAGTGCGCGTGCTTTGCCAGGGCGGCCGCGGTCGGACCGAGCGGTATGTGTGCGCATGGTCCCCTGCCCGCTGTTCCGACGCACACCAGTGCCGCGGTGCGGGATTCATCGATGAGCGCACAGTCGGGACGCCCGTGTACCACGGCGGTCTCGATGTGGACCGTCCTTCCCAAATCGTGAGCAGTCATCTCTACGCGGTATTGGGCCGATGCGATTAGTTCGGCATCGCGCGCAACGGTGTCAACAGTCGAGCGGCACGCGCGTTTCTCCTCGCTGACATGCACGAGGCGTAGCGGCACGCCAAGGCTGCTGGCCTCGGCTACCGCCCAGGCCGCGGCGTCAAGTGCGGCTTGGGAGCCGTCGATGCCGACGACCACCGATCGGCCGTGCTGCGTCATCGCAAACGAGTTGCGATCATCGTCGCCGCGGGTGTCGCAGGTCGCCATGTAATCTCCCTTCTCCCGTCCGGACGGCTTCCCGGCCGCTTCGAGCTACTGGCTCAGCCGGAATGGCTGGCCGCGATGGTGTCGAGTGGCAGACCACGGGGGTCGTCGGGGATCCGTGGCTGCTCCGCCCTGGGCGTCCCGCCGTTGGGTAGCGCGACCGGTTCGGTGGTCGTCGTCGCTGCCCTGTCTTGACGCCCGGATGGCGGCGGTGTGGCTTTCTCTAGGAACCGGAGCAGTTCGACGGGAAAGGGAAGCACCAGGGTGGAGTTCTTCTCGGCGGCGACCTCGACGACGGTTTGTAAGAGCCGCAGTTGCAGCGCTGCCGGGTGCTCGGCCATCACCTCGGCGGCCTGGGCCAGCTTGTCGGACGCCTGCAGTTCGCCGTCTGCGGTGATGACCCGTGCCCGTCGCTCACGCTCGGCTTCGGCTTGGCGCGACATTGACCGTTTCATCGAATCGGGCAGCACCACGTCCTTGATTTCGACGCGGTCGATGTGGATTCCCCAACCCAACGCGGGGCTGTCGATCATCAATTCCAGGCCCTGGTTGAGACCTTCGCGGTTGGACAGGAGGTCGTCGAGTTCGCTCTTGCCGATGATCGAACGCAGCGATGTTTGTGCGAGCTGTCCGACGGCGGACATGTAGTCCTGTACGTCGACAGCCGCGCGCCGCGGATCGGCGACGTTGAAGTAGATGACGGCGTCGACCCGGACGGTGACGTTGTCGCGGGTGATGCCGTCTTGGGCGGGTATCGGCATTGTGATGATCTGCATGTTCACCTTGTCGAGACGGTCGGCGATCGGGACCAACCACGTCAGTCCCGGCCCGCGAACGGCCGATTGCACCCGCCCGAATCGATAGATCACGCCCCGTTGGTATTGCTTGATGACGCGAAAGTTCGATCCCAGCCAGAGCAGGCCGAGGCCGAGGGTTGCGGCGATTGCGTAAAGGATCAACATGAGGACTCCGATTCCGCCCGGGCGTCGCGGTCGGTATTCGAGGGCGACCGCGGGCTGTCGATACTGGCGGAAAGGTGACGCCTCTCGACTGGGCGAGTGGTCGGCTCCCCGGTCGAGGGGACGGCGATGTTCGTGTCGCGCGCGTGGGCCGGGCCGGTGGCGGTGGCGGTGGCCTGGGTGGTCGACGCACCGAGCAGATCGATGACGCTGATGCGAGTCGCCACCGAGGGAGCGGGCTCGGACGGCGACGGCGATACTTGCGGCAGTGGCGGGCGCCTCAGCGCCGTGGTTTCCGCTTCGTTGAGCATGCGTGGTCCTAACAGTGCCAAGCCTGCGAAGGCGGCCGAGGCGACCAGCATCTTCGCGCGCGCCCGTTGGCCGCGGCTTTCGTCGGGGCGCGGCTCCACGCCGTCGAACAGCCGGCCCAACGCCGGGCTCGTCCACCGCAGCCGGCGCTCGATCTCGCGAAGGTTGTGGAGTTCGTCGTCACTGAGCACGGCGCACCTCCTGAGCTTCGGCTGCCACGGGGCCGTCCCCGCGTTTATGTCCCAGACGGTGTTGTGCTCCGCCTTCGGACTCCCAGCGTTGGTGCGCCATCAATGCGAGTCGTCGATCCTGCGCCTGCCGCGGCCCGATCCCCAGCAGTTCGTCGGGGCTCGACAGGTCGCCGGGTTTGGACGCCGTCATCACGGCGGTGTAGGCGCGGGTGGGGTTGGCGCAGGGGGGGACGATCAGCAGAACCAGCCTGGTAAACCCCTTGGCGATCAGCGACAGTGTGTTGGTCGACGTGGTGGCCGAGCCCTCCAGGATGATGCTGCGGCCCCTGAACTCCATTCGCGAAGATGCTGGCGCCCAATTGTTCTCGTCGTAGATGACCCGGTCAACGGTCCCCATCCGCGGCGCCAGTGCTGTGAGCAGGAGGGGAAGTTCGATGTGCAGTTGATCAGTCCACGGCCACCAGCCGCCCTGCAAAAACCCGCCGGACGGGTCGACGCGCTTCAACCGCAACCGCAGCCCTCGGAAGGCCGTTGGGCCTGTCCTTAGGGCGTCGACGTGCAGAGTTGGTGCGGACATGAGCGGCCTCCTATCGTTGAGAGTCGATTGAGTCGAATCCGCTGGCATTGCGGCTTCCGGGTAAAAGCAAGGCGCCCATTAGCTTTCCGGCCTGCGTTGTCGTCGCCGCCACTTGCCCTAGGAGTGGGCTGTGGTCTGTTTCGGCGGTATTTCGACGGGGCGTTGGCCGCAGCGTGTGGCAGCCCAGTGCGTGCCAGTTGGCCCGGTCCGTTCCTCTGCGTCGTCGACTTCACTGGAACTGCCCTACGGGGGGTCGCCACCTGTCGATGGCGGTCGGGTGCGGTGACTTCAATTGAACATCAGCAGAACCCGACGCCGCCCAGAGCCTGGCAACCTCGCCGTGCAGGCGCTCCGTCTTCATATCGAGTCGGTGGGCGGCATCGGCGGCTTGGATCAACGTGTCTAGCAGTCGGTCCGCTATCGCGTGCAGGTGCGTGTAGGGGATCGTGGGATCACAGCTGGCCAAGTGATCCTGTGCGATAGTCCTGAGTTGCACCTCGACAGGCACCTGTTCGACCCGATTACTCAAGCGAACGGGGGTTTCGACAATCATGTGCAAGCTCTTGCAGCCGTTCGGTTTTGGCTTGGCGATGTAGTCTTCGACCTCGATCACGGTGACGTCCGGTAGGTCGCTGAGCCGGGCTGCGATCCGGTATGCGTTCGATACGCGATCACAGGTAATGCGTACTCCGGCGATATCGAGGATGTTCGCCCGGATATCGTCCGCGGCGAGCGGGCAGCACAACCGCTGCGCCTTTGCCACAATGCTGTCGTGGGTTTTGACCCGTGACGAGACCGCCTCGAACGGGCAGTAACCATCACGGCGGGTGAACTCCTGCTTGAGGGCGCAGACCTTCGTGGTCAGCATCGAGATCGCGATCTGATACGGCAACGCGAACTCAGTGTCCGAGCGCCCGAATTCCGTCGTCGCCGGTGCTCCAGCGGCCAGTTGGTAGACATCGCCGACGGTCACTCCCGACCTACCTCTCTTCGTCGAGGAGCTTGCTAATATAGAGGAATTCTATCATTTTAATATCTCAGCGGTGGGCGAAGGAGATGGTCATCACATGGACGCCCTAGCGGCGCGGGTGGATCTGGCCAATCGCGGCGACGTGGAGGCGCTGTTGCGCCACTTCTACGGCCAGGTCTTCATCGATGACACGCTTGCGGGGCCATTCGCGGAAATCCGAACGGACGGCCTGGATTTGTATCTTCAGGTCATGTGCGACTTCTGGCAGACCGTCCTGTTCCGCGCCGGGCTCTATGGGGGCAGCGCGGCGCGCGCTCATCAGCCTGTGCATGACCGACATGCGCTGACCGCCGGGCACTTCCTGCGCTGGCTCGAACTGTGGAATGGGGCCTAGTCGCCGAGCACGCGAAAGTCCAAGCGGCCAGAATCGCGCGCGCGATGCATCACCGGCTGACGGGCACCGACTCGAAGGAACTCGATGCCCCTGTCCAACAGTCACTCTGACCGGCTAGCTGGTAAGCGCTGCGAGCGTTCAGACGAAGTGGCTCGCCGCTTCTTGCAGATCGCCGAGACCAACGGTCAACGTTTCCCAGCTTCTGGTGGCGTCTGTCCAACGCCCCACAGGCGTATTATAAAGGAATGCAGTTATCTAAACCGGAACTCGTTATGATGGCGGAGCCCGACCGTCAGCCTCAACCAGGGCCGGCTAGTGCGGCCACCGCCACGGTGGCGTCGTCATTGGTGACGGTCTCCGACTTGGCCCGATCGGTCAACTTCTACTGCGATGTGTTCGCTTGCCAGGTCGCCCTACACGGGCAGGACACGGCATTGCTGTTGACGCCGGGCGGTTTTCAAATCTATCTGCGATCGAAAGGGCAGTCTCGGCGGGCACGTGTCGGCGCCACCGGTGTCCAGTACCTCATGTGGGCCACCGACAGCCAGGCAGAATTGCTGCGGATATCGCAGCGTCTGTTCGCCTACGATGTGGCGACCTTCTCCTACACCGAGGACGGGGTGAGTTTCGTCGAGGGGTGCGACCCCGATGGCGGAAGGGTCCTCGTCGCCTGTCCCAGTCCGCACCAGCTCCCGCGAAAGGTGATCGCCCCGCGACTGCGCGGGCGACTGCGCTCCCTTCGGTGACGCGTGCGCACCGGGGTATTCGCGGCGTGGGAGTCGTGATCCGATCGCCGTTCGGGTCGCCTGCGTTAGTCGGCTACGGCCCCGAGCGCGACGGCAGATACTCGGACACCAGCGAACCCTCGCCGAGGGTGTAGAAGATGTGTTCGTCGCCGCGCGCGCCGCCAACGATCTCGACCGACCTCCTGCCAAATCTTTTCCTGCCGCCGTCCGTCGACACGACCCTGGCGGCCAATCACTTCGAATGCGCTGACGTCAGTGTCGCCGGCCAGACCTACTTGCGGCGCTTGCGCCGTGGCCGGACCTCAATCACGGGTGGATCTTCGCGAGCAGCCAACCTGGCGATACACAGCTCGGGTTCGACAAACGGCTCGAGCCTGGCCGACACGGCCGCGACTTCGCGATCTGCAGATCCGCCGGCGGCCGCAGCGCGGTCCACCAGGCCCTGCAGCAACCCCAGGTGTAGACCGCAACCCACCTCGGGGTGGGCTCGGGCCAAATCTCGTACCGGGCACGCGTGCAGCCGAATGACTCGCTCCCGCCCGAGCACCTGCTCGCTGTCAGCCGACAGCGAGGCCGATGGTTCTGATCCAGCAGCCAGTTCGGCATCAAACCCCATCCGGTCGAACACCTCGGTGGCAAGCGCCGCTCCTCGAGCCAGCGCGTCACCGGCCTCCGCCGCCTCCGTGCCGTCCTGGCCCACAACGGCTTCGGGCTGGGCAGCCGCGATCCGCTCTGCCCACTGCACTCCGGCGCGCTGGGCACGCCGAGCACGTGTTTCGGCTGTCTCACCGAGCTCCATCGCGAGAATCTCGGCGAGTATCCGATAGTCCAGGCGCTCCTCGACGGCACGGTATCCGGTGCGTGGGCGCCCCACGCCGTCCCGGTTCACCCGGGTGCGCTCGATCGCTCCCTCATCGCACAAAGCGTCCAGGTGGAAACGCACGGTGGTGACGTGCAACTTCATCCGCGAAGCGAGCTCGACGGCATCAATGGCGCCGCCGTGCTCACGCACCATCCGAAGCACTCGTTCACGTTGCCGGTTGCGCGGCAGGCGATCTCGTCGCCGACGCGGACCGGCTGCAGTGTCGGTTTCCTCGTCCACCTCGCACCCTTATCCTTCCCGTGTTTAACGGATATACTTCCTCTATATTAGCAGAAGTCCATGGATTCTAACGTCCATGGAAGAGGCGAGATGCCTTGTCTGCGGCGGGAGGCAGACCAATGGGAAACACCTACTCGGTGCAGGTCCGCCGTGTATATGACCATCGGGGACGCGGCGACGGCACCCGGGTGCTGGTGGACCGGATCTGGCCGCGCGGGATGACCAAGGAAAAAGCGGATTTGGACGAATGGTGCAAGCAGATCGCGCCGTCCGATGAGCTGCGCAAGTGGTACAACCACGCTCCGGAACGGTTCGAGGAGTTCACTCGCCGCTATCAGGACGAATTGACCGAGCCTGCACGGGCCGAAGTCCTTACGCACTTGCGCCACCTCGCAAGCAGGGGAACTCTGACGCTGCTTACGGCGAGCAAGGCCGTTGACATCAGCGAGGCCACCGTGCTTGCCGCGGTGCTGCATTGACGTGGGGTCCAGCCGCATGAACCTGCTCGAGTACGTGCCGCGAACTCCGCGGCCTGCCTTCGCGGGGCCGGTCACGTCCGTCGTGGCATGACCGGTCCGGATTGTTCAGCGGGTGCTTAAAAGAGGTATTCGACACCGACGGCCCCGTCCGTGATGTGGGGTCGCGGGGTAACGGGCCCTGCGGGTGTCGGGACCGCATGGTCGGCCGGCAGCAGCTGCGACAGTGCGACCCACGCGCCTTCACATCACCGACCGGGCCATCCACACGCACCGGGCACCTCCTCAGCCCCGGCCCGTACTCGTGCCGCGGCGTTGACGAGGTTGCGCAGCGAGGCATTCACCTCGGTGCTGCGGCGGGTCTTTAGTCCGCAGTCAGGGTTGACCCACAGTCGTTCGGCGGGAACAGCTTTGAGTGCCGATCGCAGCGATTGAGCGATCTCGGCGGTTGCGGGGATTCGTGGTGAGTGGATGTCGTAGACGCCCGGACCCACGCTGTTGCCGAAGCCGATCGCATTGAGGTCGTCGAGGACCTCCATGTGGGATCGGGCGGCCTCGATGGAAGTGACGTCGGCATCCAGGTCGGCGATCGCGCCGATTACTTCGCCGAACTCCGAATAGCACAAATGGGTGTGGATCTGCGTGGAGTCGGCGACCCCGGAGGTCGCGAGCCGGAACGCGGCGACCGCCCAGGCGAGGTATCCGGCCTTGTCCTTCGAGCGCAGCGGCAGCAGTTCGCGCAGCGCCGGCTCGTCGACCTGAATGATCGCGATCCCCGCTGACTGCAGGTCCACGGTCTCGTCGCGGATGGCCAGCGCGATCTGATTGGCGGTGTCGGCTAGCGGTTGGTCGTCGCGAACAAACGACCAGGCCAGGATCGTCACCGGACCGGTCAGCATGCCCTTGACCGGCTTAGCGGTGAGTGACTGCGCGTAGGTCGCCCAGTCCACGGTCATCGGATGCGGCCGGGACACGTCGCCGTAGAGGATCGGTGGGCGCACGCAGCGGGTGCCGTAGGACTGCACCCACCCGTTGACGGTGGCGAAGAAGCCGTCGAGCTGTTCGGCGAAGTACTGCACCATGTCGTTGCGTTCCGGCTCGCCGTGCACCAGCACGTCGAGGCCGAGTTCTTCTTGCAGCCTGATCACGTCGGCGACTTCGGCCCGCATGAGGCGGATGTACTCGCTCTCGTCGATCTCGCCGGACCGTAGCTCCGCGCGCGCCTTGCGAATCGTCGAGGTCTGCGGGAACGAGCCGATCGTGGTGGTTGGCAGTGGTGGAAGATGGAGCCTGTCGTCCTGGATCGCTCGCCGAACCTCGCCGGGACCACGCTGGCTTGCCGAGGCTGCGAGGCCGTCGATGCGGGCCCGGATCTGCCTGTTGCAGAGGCGGGGGTCACTGGCGCGGGAGGCCATCGCGGCATTCGACGACTCGACCGCCGCGGCTACCGTGTCCCGTCCACCGTGCAGTGCCTTCGCCAGGGTGACGACCTCGGTGACCTTCTCGGCGCCGAACGCCAGCCAGCTGTGCAGTCGGTCGTCGACGTCGGTCTCGGCGGTCAATGAGTAGGGCACATGCAAGGTCGAGCAGGAGGTCGACACCGCCACCGAGCGGGCCGCTCCCGACAGAGTGGCAAGCCGGCACAGTGCAGCCTCGAGGTCGGTACGCCAGACGTTGCGTCCGTCGACGATTCCGGCCACCAGGGTCTTGTCGGCCAGCTCAGGCACCGCCGCAGCGGCCGAATCACCGCCGGCGACCAGGTCCAGCCCGATGGCCTCGATCGGTGTGCGCGCCAATGCGGGCAGGGCGGCGTCGAGCCCACCAAAGTAGGTGGCGACGAAGATGGCAGGGCGCTCGGCATGCGCTCCCAGCGCGGTGTAGGTGAGCTCGGCCAGCTCGGGACCGTTGTCCAGGATGTCGGTCACCAGCACCGGCTCATCAATCTGAACCCACGCCACCCTGGCCGCGGCGAGCAGGCCCAGCAGCTGGGTGTAGAGCGGAATCAGCTCGCCGAGCCGTGCGATCGGCGCGCTCGCGTCCCCAACGGCCTTGCTCAGTGCCAGAAACGTGATGGGGCCGACGATCACAGGCCGAACGGTAACGCCTTGCTGCTGAGCTTCTTTGCACTCGGCGAGGACTTTCCCCGGATGCAGCGTGAACGCGGTGTACGGGGCGATCTCCGGAACGATGTAGTGATAATTCGTGTCGAACCACTTCGTCATCTCCAGCGGCGCAACGTCCTTGGTGCCGCGCGCCGCCGCGAAATAGCGATCGAGATCGTCGGCGATGCCGGCGACGCGGGGCGGCAATGCGCCCAGCAGGGCCGCGGTGTCGAGCATCTGGTCGTAAAGGGAGAAGGTATTGACCGGTACCGAGTCCAGTCCGGCCACCGAGAGGGCGGCCCAGGTCTCGCGGCGTAGGTCAGCTGCCACCGATTCCAGATCTGCGCGGGTGGTCCGCCCCGCCCAGTACGCCTCGATCGCCCGTTTGAGTTCGCGGTGTGGGCCGATTCGTGGAGATCCAAGGATGGTGGCTGTGAAGGGTCGAGATGGCACGAGACGTCCTTTACGTTGTCGCAATTCCAGTAGGTTTACGGCCGGTGTTGTGATTGACGCTTGCCGGGCGGCCGAGCGCGCGCGATGCCCAAGGTTTTGATCGGTAGGGCTGTAGTGCCGCTTCCGCCGACTGACTTCGGCTGCGGGGCTTTGGGTGGCAATGCAGTCGCCGTCTCGATCCCGCGTGTTCCTTGAACGTCGC
It encodes the following:
- the metE gene encoding 5-methyltetrahydropteroyltriglutamate--homocysteine S-methyltransferase, translating into MPSRPFTATILGSPRIGPHRELKRAIEAYWAGRTTRADLESVAADLRRETWAALSVAGLDSVPVNTFSLYDQMLDTAALLGALPPRVAGIADDLDRYFAAARGTKDVAPLEMTKWFDTNYHYIVPEIAPYTAFTLHPGKVLAECKEAQQQGVTVRPVIVGPITFLALSKAVGDASAPIARLGELIPLYTQLLGLLAAARVAWVQIDEPVLVTDILDNGPELAELTYTALGAHAERPAIFVATYFGGLDAALPALARTPIEAIGLDLVAGGDSAAAAVPELADKTLVAGIVDGRNVWRTDLEAALCRLATLSGAARSVAVSTSCSTLHVPYSLTAETDVDDRLHSWLAFGAEKVTEVVTLAKALHGGRDTVAAAVESSNAAMASRASDPRLCNRQIRARIDGLAASASQRGPGEVRRAIQDDRLHLPPLPTTTIGSFPQTSTIRKARAELRSGEIDESEYIRLMRAEVADVIRLQEELGLDVLVHGEPERNDMVQYFAEQLDGFFATVNGWVQSYGTRCVRPPILYGDVSRPHPMTVDWATYAQSLTAKPVKGMLTGPVTILAWSFVRDDQPLADTANQIALAIRDETVDLQSAGIAIIQVDEPALRELLPLRSKDKAGYLAWAVAAFRLATSGVADSTQIHTHLCYSEFGEVIGAIADLDADVTSIEAARSHMEVLDDLNAIGFGNSVGPGVYDIHSPRIPATAEIAQSLRSALKAVPAERLWVNPDCGLKTRRSTEVNASLRNLVNAAARVRAGAEEVPGACGWPGR